One segment of Takifugu rubripes chromosome 5, fTakRub1.2, whole genome shotgun sequence DNA contains the following:
- the LOC101062375 gene encoding immunoglobulin lambda-1 light chain-like: MLESLCTLITALTCVSAVTVLTQKPSVVSLSRGESITMDCNLGTGTNYAGWYKQVPGGVPQYVLSWRSSWSSVDYGSGFSSPRFTSTHQSTSDYRLMINNLEEGDSAVYYCITWDDSAKEVVFGPGTKLIVTSSSLPPPVLTVFPPSRAELQSNKATLVCLSRLSAPFAEVSWLLGDTSVSSGISTSTPVQQADQTFQISSHLSILTSDWDAQKVYTCKVSVGSQTAEKSIKKSECEE; the protein is encoded by the exons atgctggagagcctctgcactctcatcactgctctaacat gtgtgagtgctgtgacggtgctgacacagaagccctctgttgtgtctctgagcagaggagagtcaatcaccatggactgtaacctgggaactggTACTAACTATGCTggctggtataaacaggttccaggaggagttcctcagtatgTGCTGAGCTGGCGTAGCAGCTGGAGTTCTGTTGactatggttctggtttctcatctccaagattcacttctactcatcagtcaacatcagattatcgtttgatgatcaataatctggaggagggagactcagcagtctattactgtATAACATGGGACGACTCTGCTAAAGAG gtggtattcggaccaggaaccaagctgattgtcacca gctccagcctccctcctcctgtcctgacagtcttccctccgtccagagctgagctccagtccaacaaagccactctggtctgtctgtccagactctctgcaccttttgcagaggtgagctggttgcttggtgacacttcagtgagcagcgggatctccaccagcactcctgtccaacaagcagaccagactttccaaatcagcagccatctgtccatcctgacgtcagactgggacgcgcagaaggtttacacctgtaaagtgtctgtgggctcccagactgcagagaaaagcatcaagaagtccgagtgtgaagaatag
- the LOC115249891 gene encoding immunoglobulin lambda-1 light chain-like, whose protein sequence is MLESLCTLITALTCVSAVTVLTQKPSVVSLSRGESVTMDCNLGTVTNRAASWYKQVPGGVPQFVLSWYHGWSSVTYGSGFSSPRFTSTHQSTSDYRLMINNLEEGDSAVYYCQTWDSSAKEVVFGPGTKLIVTSSSLPPPVLTVFPPSRAELQSNKATLVCLSRLSAPFAEVSWLLGDTSVSSGISTSTPVQQADQTFQISSHLSILTSDWDAQKVYTCKVSVGSQTAEKSIKKSECEE, encoded by the exons catcactgctctaacat gtgtgagtgctgtgacggtgctgacacagaagccctctgttgtgtctctgagcagaggagagtcagtcaccatggactgtaacctgggaactgttACTAACAGGGCTGCTagctggtataaacaggttccaggaggagttcctcagtttgTACTCAGCTGGTATCACGGCTGGAGTTCTGTCacatatggttctggtttctcatctccaagattcacttctactcatcagtcaacatcagattatcgtttgatgatcaataatctggaggagggagactcagcagtctattactgtcAAACATGGGACAGCTCTGCTAAAGAG gtggtattcggaccaggaaccaagctgattgtcacca gctccagcctccctcctcctgtcctgacagtcttccctccgtccagagctgagctccagtccaacaaagccactctggtctgtctgtccagactctctgcaccttttgcagaggtgagctggttgcttggtgacacttcagtgagcagcgggatctccaccagcactcctgtccaacaagcagaccagactttccaaatcagcagccatctgtccatcctgacgtcagactgggacgcgcagaaggtttacacctgtaaagtgtctgtgggctcccagactgcagagaaaagcatcaagaagtccgagtgtgaagaatag